Genomic window (Bradyrhizobium sp. 186):
CGTTGAGCACCCGCGCCGCGCCAAGCGGGCGGCCGCGCCCGAGAAACGAGGTATCGAGCGCGCCGACCGCGGAGGTGACGGCGCGGTTGAACCGGCGGACGCGGGAGACGGGATCGAGCATGATATCTGACTTTAGTCAGATAATGATTTCTGTCAATAAAAAGGCAGATCTTTCGTCCCTGGTTCCTGCGGTCATTTCCTGTTGGATAGCGCGCATTCGCGGCTTTGTTCGCGCCGCGGACGGGAGTATGTCTGGACGACGGTCCGTCCATACTGGAATCTGCTCGCGTGCTCGCCAACGTCGTCAAGCGCAAGGATCTCTATAATTATTTCACCCGCTCGGCGTTCGAGAAGGGCCATGCCTATCAGCTCCAGGCGCGCGTTTCGGGATTGGAAATCAGCGACGACCTGACGCGCGTCGAGGCGGACGTCGAGGGCAGCGAGGTCGACGATTACGCCGTCGATATCCAATTGAAGTTCAAGGACGCGCAGCTCGTCGGTCTTCGCGGCAATTGCAGTTGCCCGATGGCGTCCAATTGCAAGCATGTGGTGGCGACGCTGCTCGAGGCTATCAGCGAAGGGCAACCCTCTGCTGGGCTGCGTCTGCCGCCGCGGTCAACCGCCCCGGCGCGGCCGCCCGGCGTTCTGCCCTACGAAATCAACAGCTGGCTCGAAAAGCTCGGCAGTGCGGTCCGCGGCGACGACTATCCTGCCGAGTTGAATCAGCGGCTGCTGTATCGTCTGTATCCCTCCGACGAACGCGCTCCGATGCCTGTCCTGGCGATAAGCCTGCTCTCGGTGCGGATCCTGAAGAACGGCGATTTTTCGGCCAACTACACGCAGCCCCACGTGGTGGATTTCTCTCCCGACCGCGCGGCCAAATATTATCGCGACTCCGACCTCGACATCCTGTCGCAGCTCCACGCCCGCGCCCGAGGGCAGTCGTTCGGAGCTGTCCCACAGTCTGCCGGATTGTTGCAAATGATCGTTGCCACCGGCCGTGCCTTCTGGCTCGACCATGAGCGAGCGCCGTTGCGCTGGGGTGAAGAGCGTGAAGGCCGCATCGAGTGGCGTCAGGTCGGTACGCGAGCGGTCGCGCCCCACCTGATCGTGCCGGACGTGGTCGCACTTAATGCCGAGCCTCCGGTCTATGTCGACGAGAGCACCGGGACGATCGGGCCGGTTGCCCTGGACATGCCGCCGCGGCTTGCCGGTCATTTACTCTCCGCGCCGTCGATTCCGCGGGCCGAACTCGATGAGGTGTCGCGCCAACTCGGTCGAAGATTGCCTGTACGGCATCACGATCTGCTGCCGTCCAAGCCGGCGCAGGCAACGAAGATCGACGCGCCGCCGGTTCCCGTTCTGCGCTTGATGCCCGGCAAGGAGAGCCCAATCGCGTTCTACTATCGCAGCCGTGAGCAGAAGAGCGATCCCATCGGCATTGCGCAGCTGCATTTCCGCTACGGCCCGGTTGAGATCGAATCGACCAAGCGGGGGGCCCGGCTGGAGGCGTTTCACGCCGGACAGGTTTATGAGATCGTGCGACGCCAGCCAAAGGAGAAACAGGCGCGCAAGCGGCTGACCGATCTCGGTTTGATCGCGGCGAGGTCCCGATTTCAATACCTGGACCACCGCCACGACGGGGATCTGACGCTGGCGGACCCGGGTGACTGGTTTGATTTCCTCAACCTTGACGTTGCGCAGCTGCAGACTGAAGGCTTCGAGATCATCGTCGATGATCAGTTTCCGTTTCGGCTGGCCCAGACCTCGGGCGACTTCGATGCCGAATTCGAGTCGAGCGGCATCGACTGGTTCGAATTGGCGCTGGGCGTCGATATCGATGGCGAACGCCACGATCTGGCGCCCCTGATCGCGGAGTTGGTGTCGACGCCCGACTTCACTCCCGACTTGATCCGAGAACGGGCCGAAGCTGGTGACTCCTTCTTTTTACCGCTGGCGGATGGACGCTATCTGGCGTTGGCGGCCAATCGCTTTCTCCCGCTGGTTCTGGCGCTTCACAGTCTGAGGCTGAGCGGCTTTGACGCGTCGGGCAAGATCAGGCTGTCGCGCGCCGATTTGGTCCCGCTGCTCGGACTGGAGAACGAGCATTTCGCATTCCGGGGAGCCGATAATATTCGTCGTCTCGCCGGGTTGCTTCAGACGCGTGGGCTAGTCCCGCCGCCTTTGCCGGACAGTTTCCGCGCCGAACTTCGACCTTACCAGGCCCAGGGCCTCGCATGGTTTGAGCTCCTTCGCGAAAGTGGCCTCGGAGGTGTGCTGGCCGACGATATGGGGCTCGGCAAGACGATCCAGCTTCTGGCCCTGCTCGCGCTCGAGAAAGCGCGCGGCAATCTCGCGCCGCCCGCGCTGATCGTCGCGCCGACCAGTCTGATGACCAACTGGTTCAACGAGGCGCAGAGGTTCGCACCCGATCTGAAGGTGCTCGTCCTCCACGGGCCCGATCGCAAGCAGAACTTCGAGGCGATCCCGGATCACGACGTGATCGTGACAACCTATCCCTTGATTGCGCGGGATCGCGAGGTGTTGTTGTCGCGCGAGTGGCACATTGCGGTGCTGGATGAGGCCCAGACCGTGAAGAATCCCGATGCCGCAACGACGAGGTGGCTCCGTGACGTCAAGGCGCAGCACCGCTTCTGCCTGACCGGAACGCCGATGGAAAATCATCTGGGCGAGCTTTGGTCGATCATGAGTTTCGTCAATCCGGGCTATCTCGGCGACAAGGCGGCCTTCTCGCGGCAGTGGCGAACCCCGATCGAGAAGCGTGCCGACAAAGCACGCTCCGCCGCATTGGCGCAGCGTGTGAAACCCTTCCTGCTGCGCCGGACCAAGACGGAGGTGGCGACGGAGTTGCCGGCCAAAACCGAGATCATCGAAACCATCGTGCTCGAGGGCGCGCAACGCGATGTCTACGATTCGATCCGGCTCTCGATGTCGCGCAAGGTCCGCAAGGCGATCGAGGAGCGCGGTCTGGCGAAAAGTCATATCGTTGTCCTGGAAGCCTTGCTCAGGATGCGGCAGGCGTGTTGCGATCCGGCGCTCCTGAAACTCGATGACGGGCTGGACCGGCCATCCGCCAAGCTCGACCGGTTGATGGAAATGGTGCTTGAGCTGCTCAGTGAGGGCAGGAAGATCATCGTCTTCTCGCAATTCACGTCCATGCTCGATCTGGTCCGGAAACGCTTCGATGCCGAACGGCTGCGCTACAGCACGCTCACCGGAGATACCAAGGACCGCAAGAAACCGATCGAAGCCTTTCAGGGCGGTGCGACCGACGTTTTTCTGATCAGCCTGAAGGCCGGCGGCGTCGGCCTCAATCTCACCGCGGCAGATACCGTGATTATTTTCGATCCCTGGTGGAATCCCGCCGTGGAGGAACAGGCGATCGATCGGGCCCATCGCATCGGACAGGACAAGGCCGTTTTCGTCTACAGGCTCGTCGCCTCCGGCACGATCGAGGAGAAGATGGACGAACTCAAGGCCCGGAAGCGCGCTCTCGCTGACGGTCTGTTCGATCGTGAAGGCCGGATGGCGTCAACGCTCACCGAGGATGACGTCAAGGCCTTGTTCGACGCGTGATGGCATGAGGCCCGGCAAAGCCCGAGCCTGCGCGCATGCCTCACTTCACCGGCGTCAGCGGCGGCTTGCCCTTCTCGACGATGTACGTCGCAAGTTCACTCGCGGTCACCGTGCCGACGTTCCGCAACGCAAGCCGACGGCGAGAGGAAGCGATAACCAAATCGCAGAAGATATCCAGCCTCAGTTCTTCGCCTTCCGTGCAGGACGTAGCCGATCGCGCGGAGCGGATAATCCGGCCGCACTTGCCATCACCTGTCGGCTGTGTTGAACAATCGGCATGGATCGCTTCGACACCATGCGCCTGTTCGTCCGCCTCGTCGAAAGGCGCAGCTTTACGGCCGCCGCAGCCGATCTGGGACTGCCGCGTTCGACGGCGAGCGAGGTGCTGCGGAGCCTGGAGGCACATCTCGGCGTGCGTCTGCTCGAGCGCACCACGCGGCATGTCATGCCGACGCTCGACGGCGACGAATATTATCGCCGCTGCGTCGCGATCCTGTCTGACGTCGAGGAGGCGGAGGCCGCGATGCGCGACGCGCAACCGCGCGGCCTGTTGCGCGTCGATGCGCATCCGCTGCTGACGCGCACCTTCATCCTGCCGAAGCTGCCGGACTTCCTGGCGCGCCATCCGCTGATGGAGTTGCAGATCGGGCAGGGCGACCGTCTGGTCGATCTCGTGCGTGAAGGCGTCGATTGCGTCATCCGCGCCGGCCAGCCCGAGGACAGTGGCATGATCCAGCGCCGCCTCGGCACCATCGCTGAGATCACGGTGGCAAGTCCGGCCTATCTCGCGAAGCACGGCATGCCGTCATCGCCGGATGCACTCGACGGGCATCAGATGGTCGGCTTCATCTCGTCGCGGACCGGCGAAGTGCTGCCGTTGGAGTTTTCGATCGGTGGCGCCTTGCGCGAAGTCGTGCTACCGAGCCGGATCAGGGTGAACAATTCCGACACCATGGCCGACCTCGCGCGGCTCGGCTTCGGCCTTGTACAAGCCCCGCGCTATCGCTTCGTGGACGATCTCGCGAGCGGCACACTGGTCGAGGTGCTCTCCGGCCATCCACCATCGCCGACGCCGCTGTCGGCGCTCTATCCGCAAAACCGCCAGCTCACGCTGCGCCTGCGCGTGTTCCTCGACTGGATCGGCCGCATCTTTGGTGAGGCTAGACTCTAGTCCAGCCCCAGCGCCTTGCGCGATTTGCGCGTGAGCCTTGCGACGATCAGGGCATGCGCCTGCGCGAGATAGGCCGTGAGTTCTGCCTCGGGCAGGGCGTTGTTGCTTACGAGCTGCACCCATTTGGCGCGTGCGAGATACGGCGCCGGGCGCGCCATGCCGTGCTCGATCAGCATCGCATAGGCCATGTTCGAGGTCTTGAACATGTAGCCGCCGGAACGCGCGGCAAAGCCGCCGCCGAGCGCGAACATCTTGCCGCCGACCTTGAACACCGACGTGCCCTCCCACTGTACCACCTTGGTGACGGCGGCCAGGCGCAGGCAGCGTGCTTCGAAGGCTCTTGGAGTCATGGCGGGAGCGATAGCACGGCGCGCGGGGCTTGCAACGCCCTAGCGGCCGAGTGCGGCGAAGGCGGCGATGGTGCGGTCGACCGCGCTGTCGTCGATATGGCGGTGGGTGACGAGCCGAAGCTGGTTGGCGGCGCTCGCCTGCACGAGAACGCCATGCTCTTTCAGAGCCGAGGCCCAGGAGGGCGCCTTACGCGCGCCGGCGGAGAGGTCGATGCGCAGGATATTGGTCTGGACCCGCGCGGGTTCGGTGAGCGAAGGATCGAGCCAGCTCAATCCCGTCGCAAGCCGCTTTGCCCTGGCATGATCGTCCCGCAGCCGTTCGATCATCGTCTCCAGTGCCACGAGGCCCGCGGCCGCGACGACACCGGCCTGGCGCATGTTGCCGCCGACGAGCTTGCGGAAGCCTCGCGCCTTCGCGATGAAATCGCCGGAGCCGCACAGCAGGCTGCCGACCGGTGCGCTCAGCCCCTTGGACAGGCAGAACATGATGCTGTCGGCATGCACGGCGATGTCGCGGGCCCCGACGCCGAGTGCGACGGCGGCATTGAACACCCGTGCGCCGTCGAGATGCACGGGAACGCGATGCGATCGGCCGAGCGCCTGGATGCGCTCCATGTGGGACAGGGAGAGCACCATCCCGCCGGCGCCGTTGTGCGTCGTCTCCATCGCGATCAACCCGACCCGGGTCGAGGCGAGCGACAGCCGGACCGTCTCCTCGAGCGCCGCTTCATCCATCGCGCCCTGGTGGCTCGGCACGGGCGTCGGCACCAGTCCCGCGATCCGCGTGACGCTGCCGATCTCCGAGTTGAGGAGATGCGCGCCGCCATCGGCAAGAATGACCGCGCCGGGCTCGGCATGGACGAGCATTGCGAGGAGATTTCCCATCGTGCCGCTCGGCACGAAGAGGGCAGCCTCCTTGCCCGTCAACCCCGCGCCGCGCGCTTCGAGCTTACGGACAGTGGGATCACCCTCGCGGCCGTCGTCGCCGAGCGGCGCGCACTGCATGCGTTCCAGCATCGCCTCGGTGGGATGCGTGACGGTGTCGCTGCGCAGGTCGACACAGGACTGCTCGGCGGCCATCACGCGTCCTGCACTTGCAGTGCGGTCGTCGCGGGCCGTGTCTCATCCACCGGCTCGCCGTCTGCGAACCGCTCGACCAGCTTCACCGCGACCGTATTGCCGAACACGTTGATCGCGGTGCGGCCCATGTCGAGGAAGGCATCGACGCCGGCGATGATCGCGAGGGCCTCGATCGGCAGCCCGATCGCCGACAGCACCATGGCGATGGCGACGAGCCCGCCGGAGGGGACATTGGCGCTGCCCTTGCTCGCGATGGTCGTGACCATGACGATGGTGAACAGCGTCGACCAACTCAGCGTCACGCCATAGGCTTCCGCCAGGAAGGTGACGGCGAGCGCGAAATACATGATGGCGCCGTCGCGGTTGAAGGCATAGCCGAGCGGCAGCACGACCGAGACGATGCGCTCGGAGACGCCCATGGCCCGCAGCTTTTCCATGTGCAGCGGCAGCGTCACTTCCGATGAACGGGTGGAGAACGCCAGGATCATCGGCTCCATCACCGCCCGCGTGACGGCAAGCGGCCTTTCACCGATCGCGAGCAGCATCAGCCAGAAGATCACGACCATGATCGCGAGCCCGAGATACATCACGGCGACCAGCTTTGCGAGCGCGACCACGGTGGCAAGCCCCTGGGTCGCGAACAGCCAGGCCATCACCGCGAAGATGGCGATCGGCGCGAGGTTGGTGATCCATCTGGTGATCTTGAACATCGCCGCGATCACCGCTTCGAGCACGGCGATCATGGGCTCGCCGACCTTGCCGACCGAAGCCAGCGCGAGACCGAACAGGATGGCGAAGACGAGTGTCGGCAGGATCTTCTGCTCGGCCATCGCCGCGACGATGTTGGAGGGAATCTGTCCATGAAGAACTTGATCCAGTCGACCGACACCGCCAGATTCTGCGGCACCTTGCCGGTTGCGGCCAGCGGCGCGCCGGCGCCGGGATGAAAGGCGGCGTTGAGGAGAAGGCCGATGACGATCGAGATCACGGTCGCGACGTAGAAATAGCCGAGGCTGATCGCAGCGACGCGGCCGAGAACGTTCAGCTCGCTCCCCATCCGGTAGATGCCGAGCGTGACCGAGGTGAACACGACGGGGATGACGATCATCTTCACGCCCTCGACGAAGGCGGTGCCGACGGGGCGCAGGCTTGCGCCGACATCCGGCCAGATCAGTCCGACGCCGAGGCCGAGGGCGAGGCCGACCAGCATTTGAAACACGAGCGGCAGTCTGAACAACGGCCGGATCATTCGCCAACTCATGCTTGATGGTCTCCTTGTCCGGGATATTGCGCGCGGATCGCGCCCAGCGCCGTGAGGCGCGCGTCGAAGGCCGACGACAGATGTCGCCACATGCGCTGCTGCGCGGCGTCGGGGGTGCCGGTTTCGATCGCGGCATAGATGTCGAGGTGTTCGCCGACCGCCTGACGCGTCCGTTCGACGCTGTATTGCCGCATCTTCTGAAGCGCCAGGCCGCTCTGGGCGCGCAGATTGTCGTAGGCCTGCGCCAGCCGGTCATTGCCGGTCGCGCGGAACATTTCGTCGTGGAAGGCCCAGCCGGCATGCTGCGCGTCCTCGACATCGAGAGTCGTGCTCTGCTGGATCCTGCGCAGCTCGCTCGCACAGTGCCGCAAGGCGTCGGTCGGTCCATGCGTCGCCGCGAGATAGGCCGCCATGCCTTCCAGCGCGAGCCGCAATTCGTGGATCTCGCGCAGATCGTCGAACGACATATGCCGCACGAACGTGCCGCGCATCGGATGGATGGTGAGCAGGCCGTCCTTGGCGAGCGCCTTCAGCGCCTCGCGGATCGGCGTCCGTCCCAGCGTCAGCCGGGTCGACAGGCTGCGTTCGGAGAGCGGCTCGTCCGGGGCGAACTCGCCGGAGATAACGAGGTCGCGAAGCAGGGCATAGGCGCGGTCGCGGTCGAGGGAGGCGGAGGACCAGCGACATGTCAGTGTGATGTCAAGCCCGTCGCCCGGATTTCACCGCCTGAGCGAGGTCTTGAGGGACAATCACGGAGCGCGGAGCCGCCCTAAAGCGCGATGAGATGAGGATGAATCATCATCGCGCTTTAGGTTGTTGTTTGAGCATGATCTTTTCGGAAAACCGCTTCGCACTTTTCCGGATCATGCCCTAGAAATGATGCACGCCGAGGGCCGAAAACGCGCCGTCATGGATTTCGTGACCATCACTCGTCGGCTGGCCGAGAAAGCCGAGATGCAACGTCAGTGGCGGCAAGGCGGCCATCGGCACGGCGCCGGCGGTATCGAGCGCGCCAATTTCATGTGCCGGTGCGCCGTCATGCGGTGCCGCAAGCGGTGAACTGACGATATCGGTGACCAGCGCGTCGAACAGGTGAGTGGCCGGCGCCTCATGTGTCAGGGTTTCGGCGGACTGCACGATGCCGCCGAGGAGGCCGGTGACATTGTCCGCGAGCTGGCCGATCGTGCCGGTTACCGAGGACGTCAACTGCGCAACGGTTGTGCCCAGGCTCTCCAGCGTATGCGACACCACCGCAAGCGATGTGTCCACAAGGTGAGTGATCGTCGTTCCGAGCTGGAGAATTGACGCAGCCGGATCGACCGCGGAGGACGTGGCTGCCTCGGCATGCGTGGAGCCGTCTCCGGCCGCCATGAGGTGATCAGTTGGGACGGGGGCGCTCGCCGCAGCCGGCCCGCCAGCGGGGACAGATGCGGTGACATGGCTTTCTGTCGCGGCTGCGACGTTAGCGCTCCCGCCGGAATCCGGGATGTCACCGACGATCGCGGCGTCGGCGTGGCGCGCCGCTGAAACCTCGTCCGATGATGGCGCGACTGCATCGCTATGCTGAACGCCGGGAGCCGGCTGGTGCTCGCCCGGCGCCGCCTCTACAGGCGTCGAGTCGGGTGCGGAGGGCGAGTCCGTCGAGGGCGGTTGAGCCTCGATGGCATCATGATGCCGGGTCGTGTGGGCCTCGTTCAGGAAGGCGACCAGCGCGGTCATGAACGCGACTGTCTCGTCGGTCGCGATGTGACGTGCAAGCTCCGC
Coding sequences:
- a CDS encoding low specificity L-threonine aldolase translates to MAAEQSCVDLRSDTVTHPTEAMLERMQCAPLGDDGREGDPTVRKLEARGAGLTGKEAALFVPSGTMGNLLAMLVHAEPGAVILADGGAHLLNSEIGSVTRIAGLVPTPVPSHQGAMDEAALEETVRLSLASTRVGLIAMETTHNGAGGMVLSLSHMERIQALGRSHRVPVHLDGARVFNAAVALGVGARDIAVHADSIMFCLSKGLSAPVGSLLCGSGDFIAKARGFRKLVGGNMRQAGVVAAAGLVALETMIERLRDDHARAKRLATGLSWLDPSLTEPARVQTNILRIDLSAGARKAPSWASALKEHGVLVQASAANQLRLVTHRHIDDSAVDRTIAAFAALGR
- a CDS encoding GntR family transcriptional regulator, with product MTLTCRWSSASLDRDRAYALLRDLVISGEFAPDEPLSERSLSTRLTLGRTPIREALKALAKDGLLTIHPMRGTFVRHMSFDDLREIHELRLALEGMAAYLAATHGPTDALRHCASELRRIQQSTTLDVEDAQHAGWAFHDEMFRATGNDRLAQAYDNLRAQSGLALQKMRQYSVERTRQAVGEHLDIYAAIETGTPDAAQQRMWRHLSSAFDARLTALGAIRAQYPGQGDHQA
- a CDS encoding MmcQ/YjbR family DNA-binding protein; its protein translation is MTPRAFEARCLRLAAVTKVVQWEGTSVFKVGGKMFALGGGFAARSGGYMFKTSNMAYAMLIEHGMARPAPYLARAKWVQLVSNNALPEAELTAYLAQAHALIVARLTRKSRKALGLD
- a CDS encoding DEAD/DEAH box helicase; this translates as MLANVVKRKDLYNYFTRSAFEKGHAYQLQARVSGLEISDDLTRVEADVEGSEVDDYAVDIQLKFKDAQLVGLRGNCSCPMASNCKHVVATLLEAISEGQPSAGLRLPPRSTAPARPPGVLPYEINSWLEKLGSAVRGDDYPAELNQRLLYRLYPSDERAPMPVLAISLLSVRILKNGDFSANYTQPHVVDFSPDRAAKYYRDSDLDILSQLHARARGQSFGAVPQSAGLLQMIVATGRAFWLDHERAPLRWGEEREGRIEWRQVGTRAVAPHLIVPDVVALNAEPPVYVDESTGTIGPVALDMPPRLAGHLLSAPSIPRAELDEVSRQLGRRLPVRHHDLLPSKPAQATKIDAPPVPVLRLMPGKESPIAFYYRSREQKSDPIGIAQLHFRYGPVEIESTKRGARLEAFHAGQVYEIVRRQPKEKQARKRLTDLGLIAARSRFQYLDHRHDGDLTLADPGDWFDFLNLDVAQLQTEGFEIIVDDQFPFRLAQTSGDFDAEFESSGIDWFELALGVDIDGERHDLAPLIAELVSTPDFTPDLIRERAEAGDSFFLPLADGRYLALAANRFLPLVLALHSLRLSGFDASGKIRLSRADLVPLLGLENEHFAFRGADNIRRLAGLLQTRGLVPPPLPDSFRAELRPYQAQGLAWFELLRESGLGGVLADDMGLGKTIQLLALLALEKARGNLAPPALIVAPTSLMTNWFNEAQRFAPDLKVLVLHGPDRKQNFEAIPDHDVIVTTYPLIARDREVLLSREWHIAVLDEAQTVKNPDAATTRWLRDVKAQHRFCLTGTPMENHLGELWSIMSFVNPGYLGDKAAFSRQWRTPIEKRADKARSAALAQRVKPFLLRRTKTEVATELPAKTEIIETIVLEGAQRDVYDSIRLSMSRKVRKAIEERGLAKSHIVVLEALLRMRQACCDPALLKLDDGLDRPSAKLDRLMEMVLELLSEGRKIIVFSQFTSMLDLVRKRFDAERLRYSTLTGDTKDRKKPIEAFQGGATDVFLISLKAGGVGLNLTAADTVIIFDPWWNPAVEEQAIDRAHRIGQDKAVFVYRLVASGTIEEKMDELKARKRALADGLFDREGRMASTLTEDDVKALFDA
- a CDS encoding LysR family transcriptional regulator; the protein is MDRFDTMRLFVRLVERRSFTAAAADLGLPRSTASEVLRSLEAHLGVRLLERTTRHVMPTLDGDEYYRRCVAILSDVEEAEAAMRDAQPRGLLRVDAHPLLTRTFILPKLPDFLARHPLMELQIGQGDRLVDLVREGVDCVIRAGQPEDSGMIQRRLGTIAEITVASPAYLAKHGMPSSPDALDGHQMVGFISSRTGEVLPLEFSIGGALREVVLPSRIRVNNSDTMADLARLGFGLVQAPRYRFVDDLASGTLVEVLSGHPPSPTPLSALYPQNRQLTLRLRVFLDWIGRIFGEARL
- a CDS encoding dicarboxylate/amino acid:cation symporter, which encodes MDQVLHGQIPSNIVAAMAEQKILPTLVFAILFGLALASVGKVGEPMIAVLEAVIAAMFKITRWITNLAPIAIFAVMAWLFATQGLATVVALAKLVAVMYLGLAIMVVIFWLMLLAIGERPLAVTRAVMEPMILAFSTRSSEVTLPLHMEKLRAMGVSERIVSVVLPLGYAFNRDGAIMYFALAVTFLAEAYGVTLSWSTLFTIVMVTTIASKGSANVPSGGLVAIAMVLSAIGLPIEALAIIAGVDAFLDMGRTAINVFGNTVAVKLVERFADGEPVDETRPATTALQVQDA